CGGCAGGTTCAGGACGTTCGCGTGGGTCGGCGTGATCGCCCTGGTGGCGGGACTCGCCGCCTACTTCGCCCGGCCGGCGGGACGCACTGCCACCGACGTGAGGCGGAGTTCCTTCCGTACGACGCCGGACGGCGTGGCCGCGTTCGCCCGCGGGCTCGAACGGTTCGGCCGCCCGACCGCGCCCCGGCTCACGCCGCTGGCCGACGCGGATCCGGTCCCGGGGACGCTCGTGCTGCTCTCGCCCGCCGTCGTACCGAGCCCCGTCGAGGTCCATGCCCTCCTGGAGCGCGTGCGCCGCGGGGGCACCCTCGTGTACGCGCCGCAACTGTTTCCGGCCATCTCCAGCGCGTTGAGGATCACGCCGCTGATGGATTCCCTCGGCATCGCGTTCCGCGTCCCCCGGCCGGGCGATCTGGAGGGGGCGGAGTGGGCAGCCCACTCGCTGACCGACGGCCTGCCGGCACCGAGCGCTCCGCGCCGCGCGCTCCGGCGGATGACGTCCCGCGAACTCGGCGAAGACACCCGGTCCGTCCCTCCCCTGCAAACGCTGCTCACCGTGGGAAGCGACGAGGATCGGAGGTTGACGGGCGCCGCCCTCATGCCCTTCGGGGATGGGCACATCGTGGTCCTCAGCGATGCGGAGCCGCTCTCGAACGGGCGCGTCGCCGACGACCCTCTCGCGCTCGTCGTCATGCGGGCCGTGCTGACCCACACGACGCCCGCCGACACGATCTTCTTCGCCGAGTTCCACCAGGGCATCCGCGGCTACGAGAGCACGGCGCGGCGCTGGGCGGGTTTCGTCTTCGGCTCGGCCGAGGGGCGCACGCTCCTTCAACTCCTCCTCGCCGCGTTCCTGGCGCTCGCGTGCGCGGGGCTGCGCTTCGGCGCCCCGACGACAGCCGTCGCTCCGCCGGACCTCGAACGAAGGTCTCCGCTGGAACACGTCTCCGCCCTCGGCGACCTGTACGAGAAGGCGCGGGCCCGGCAGACGGCCGCTCTCCTCCTTCTGGCGCGGCTGGCGCGCGGCGCTCGGCGCCCTCCGCCCAGGGACGTCGCCGAGGCCCGGGCGCTGATCCGTGAGCTGGAGGCCCGGCGGGGAGAACAGTCCGCGCTGGCCCGGATCCGACGCGGCTTGCGCGCCGATCCGGTGGACCTGACGATGGTCGCCGCCGGCATCGACGACCACCTCGGACGAAGGGCGGAGCCATGACCACGCACGACGCGG
Above is a window of Candidatus Palauibacter scopulicola DNA encoding:
- a CDS encoding DUF4350 domain-containing protein encodes the protein MPDIRVEGGDRFIVSDGRFRTFAWVGVIALVAGLAAYFARPAGRTATDVRRSSFRTTPDGVAAFARGLERFGRPTAPRLTPLADADPVPGTLVLLSPAVVPSPVEVHALLERVRRGGTLVYAPQLFPAISSALRITPLMDSLGIAFRVPRPGDLEGAEWAAHSLTDGLPAPSAPRRALRRMTSRELGEDTRSVPPLQTLLTVGSDEDRRLTGAALMPFGDGHIVVLSDAEPLSNGRVADDPLALVVMRAVLTHTTPADTIFFAEFHQGIRGYESTARRWAGFVFGSAEGRTLLQLLLAAFLALACAGLRFGAPTTAVAPPDLERRSPLEHVSALGDLYEKARARQTAALLLLARLARGARRPPPRDVAEARALIRELEARRGEQSALARIRRGLRADPVDLTMVAAGIDDHLGRRAEP